GTTCTCGACAAACTTAAAGGGATTAAAGCTGATTTAGTCAGAGGTGAAACAGGGTGGCAAGACTGGGATTTACCTTGTCTAGTTCTAGCTCTATAGAAATGGAGATCAATTCAGTGGGAGGAAATGGCAGCAACGTTCCTAAAGGCAAGTCTCGCCTCTACCATGCAGACGAACGAAAACCCCGCACGTGTGTCTACTGTGAGAGAGGAGATCATGTTTCATCTGCCTGCACGCACTTGACCACCTTAGACGAGAGGAAGAGATTTCTGGCGCGCAAGGGAATGTGCTTCAATTGCACCGGAACTAAGCACCGTGCGGCCGATTGCAGGAGTAGGTCAAGATGCCAGAAATGTGGAAAAAGACACCATACATCTATCTGCACCTAGGGGGATCAACGTTTGACTGCAACGGCTACCGGTAACAAAGAACGCGTAATTTTCCCGATTGTCAAAGTAAAAGTGGAGGGAATTCTGTGTCGGGTACTCCTCGACACTGAGCCGGGAGCTCTTACGCCTCAGCAGCACTTTTGGACAAGATTCCTACGCGCACACGTACCCGAGAAGTTCGACGGATCGAAATGATGCTTGGGTCTACAACACAGCAAGTGGAACTTTCGTCAATTACCGTACAAGCAGTAGATGGCGGCACAGAGTTAATTAAAGGTTGATGTCACCAAAGTGGATGGAAAGGAGTTACTTATAGTTGACAATCCAAATTACAAGAAGATCATTGAATCGTACGCTAACCTCCAGGGAGTCCATATGGACGACAGTGATTCCAAACCTCACATGCCAGTCCACCTTATCTTGGGCGCCAGTGATTACGCGGTTATCTAAACAACAGAAAGACCTCGAATCGGTCGTCCAGGAGAGCCAGTTGCGGAGAAAACTAAACTCGGGTGGACCATTACGTCGCCAGGGAGAGAAATTGATCACGCCAAcatgctgatgacacaaacaaATCATGTCAATTATGAAGAACTCTGTCGTTTGGATGTGTTAGGGCTAGAGGACTCTCCGGAATATGATCAGCAGGCGGTCTATGCTGAATTTCGAGAGCAGCTAACGCGGGATCCGAAAGGATGGTACGAAACGTCTCTGCCATGGAAGGGTAACAATCCACCTCTACGAAATAACAAAGCAGGAAGTTTACGAAGGCTCGTCAACCTCCGGAGCAGGCTGCAGCACAGAGTATGGACAAATCATTGAGCAACAGAAGTCGGAGGGGATAGTAGAAGAAGCGAATGAATCTCCACAGGAGAAGGAGTTTTACATTCCTCACAAGCCTGTCGTGCGAATAGGAGCCGAATCAACGAAGTTACGTGTGGTTTATGACGCATCAGCTCGGTACAACTCACAAGCACCCAGTCTGAATGACTGTTTATACGCCGGACTGCCTCTTCAGAACCGTCTGTGGAATGTGTTGGTGCGCATGCGCTTTCACCCAGTGCTCATCACAGGGGACCTCAAGCAAGCCTTCCTCCACGTTCGCATCAAGAAGCAAGAAAGAGACACGCTTCGGTTTCACTGGAAAGCAAATGAACACTCGCAAGTAGAAACTTTAAGATTCACGCGAGCGTTGTTCGGTCTAGTGCCGTCGCCCTTCCTGCTGGGGGGAGTGATCGAGAGTCACCTCGAATCCTGGGAACCGCGAAGGCCAGAGCTAGTCGCTGAACTGTGCAAGAGTCTTTATGTGGATGATCTCATCAGTGGAAAACCGACGGTGAAGGAGACGGAGCAGCTGAAACAGGGGGCAATCGAGGTGTTTGAAGATGCTAAGTTCACACTCCATGAGTGGCATTCCAATGCAGCTGAATTAGAAGAGAACGGGACCAAAGTGGAAGAGGAAGAATCGTTTGCCAAGCAGCAACTCAGACAACCAGGTGGAAGAGACGTCAGCCTCCTTGGACTTTCTTGGGACAAAAGGAAAGATGAGATCAGCGTTGCTGTGCCACAAGAAAACGTTATCACGCCTAAGAGAGGAATCTTGCGCAAGCTCGCGAAGATCTACGACCCATTGGGCCTTGCAGCATCCTTAACTCTGAAAGGGAAGCTAATTTACCGAGATGAATGCAAAGCATAACTAGCGTGGGATGCACCGCTGCCTTCACAACTGGCTTGCCGATGGTGGTGCCTAGAGAGAGAGCTACCACCAAAGGTGACAACACCAAGAGCCTTGAAACTTCAGCGAGAGGAAATCGAGCTTCACGCCTTTGGATATGCAAGCGTAAATGGCGTGTCTGCGACCGTACATGCAGTGGTGAAGCAGAGATCAGGTGTAAACACAGGATTGGTTGCAGCGAAAGCACGACTAGCCAAACAAGGGCTCACGATACCACCCTTAGAGCTTGTGTCAGCCCATATGGCGACGAACCTGATCAACAATGTACGCTGTACACTTGAAGGATTTCCCGTGAAACAATCCTTTGGATGGCTGGACAAATTCGTTATGAACCGagtaaggaaaataaaagccCACCCCGAGATTACTTGGCGCCACGTTCCCACGCAGGAGAATCCCGCCGATCTGGGGAGTCGAGGAGGACAAGTGACCAACAACCCGTTGTGGTGGTAAGGGCAGCAGTGGCTCACAAGGAAAGAGGAGTGGCCACCAGATCTTGTGACACGTGCTTCTCCGGAGACAATGGCGGAAGCCAAAGCAATTCGTGAAATCTTTGCTGCGGCATTAGCAGCAACTGCAACTGATGAATTAGATGCTCTACTTGACAAGTTCTGCTACTGGAAAGCTATCAGGGTGTACGCATGGATCGAGCGGTTCCTTTTCAACGTCCGCACGAGGACGAGAATGACTGGACCTTTGACTACGCAAGAACTGAATCTTGTTAAACTGTTCTGGGAGAAGAGAGTGCAGGACAGAGTCAGAGAAGACGAGCGTTATCACGAGGACCGGCTGCAACTTAATCTTCAGCCTAACTTAGATGATGTACTGGAGTGCTGAGGCAGGATACAGGGCCACTATCCAGTGTACCTACCAGACAGCCAGCAATACACAAAGAAGCTGGTTGAACATGCCCACCTAAGCACACTCCATGGGGGAGTACGTTCACCATGGTGAAATTACGAGAGCGCTATTGGGTACCACGTCTGAGGAAACTAGCCAAACGTATCACCAGGACATGCCACGGATGTCGAAGGTTTCAAGCCAAGGCCTACTCAAGCCCTCCACCAGGCAATCTTCAGAGAGAGCGAACTGAGGAAAAAAACCCGTTCCATGTCATTGGAGTTGATTATGCAGGCCCCCTAAAGTACCATGTGAAATCAAAGATGGAAGGGAAGGCAAATATATTATTGTGCTCCTGTAGTTTGACCCGTGCCTTACACCTGGATCTGTTGCCCAGCCTAGAAACCAAAGAGTTCCTGAGAAGTTTCAAATGCTTTATCGCTCGACGTGGCCGACCTAAAACAGTGTACAATGGAAAGTCCTTCGTTGGGACGGCGAAATGGATCAGTCTCCTCACCTGGGCCGAGCTAGAAGAAATCCTATTGGATGTTGAAGTTGCGCTACATAACAGGCCCTTGTCCTACGCTGATGACGACGTTCAGCTTCCACTCCTCACGGCAAATTCTCTCATGTTCGCCCAACCGAACACGCTGCCCGAGCTTCAGCCTCATCATAGCGAAGACCGTGACCTCCGTAAGAGAGCCACGTATCTGAAGCGATGCAAGGATGCTTTATGGTCCCGCTGGACATCAGAGTAATTGCGTGGGCTTAGAGAAAGCCACAAACTTAAACACAAGAATGGACACGTTCACGCGGCCAGGGGAGATGTGGTCATCATAAAGTGTGAAGAAAAGAACAGAGGCCAATGGAAGTTGGTCATCACAGAAGAGCTCATCACCGGACAAGATGGAGTAGTGAGAGGGGCCAAGCTAAGAGCGGGCAACTCAATCCTAGAGAGGTCAGTACAGCTTTTGTATCCTCTGGAGCTGTCTAGTGAGAGACCACCTTGGGGACATAACGTTGATCTCGATCCAAGGGCGCCGGCCTTCAGGTCAAGGCGTAATGCTGCGGCTGTGGCCAGAACACGTATACATGACCTTGCTCAGGATGAGCAGTGAGCTAAAACAACGCTAACTGCAGCAGGTGGGACAATGAGCATTGTTGTTTAGTCTAACACAAGAGCTAGACTTATAAGAGCTCGGAACTATATACAgactttgtttgtttatttccgTGATTAAAAGTGATTAAGATTCGGTGATTGACATATATCTCATATATCTCTTTCGGAGATATATGGAGGGAGGGTGTCGGAATTGTGGCGGTTGCCTGACAATAGTTAAGCCATTTTGATAATGTCGGTTTGAAGTGTTAAGTGATGTGTGAATTGAGAACTTGAGGTCAAATCGTTGTTGGCAATACAATTACATCGGAAATCATGAGCATGTACACGACCAATCAGAATAGAGGGAgttgtctaaaaaaaaagggagctgttgaaaagagagaagaagaaaaaaatcttgTAATACGAGGGATCAATAAatcgttttcaaaaattttgacAGTGTTGGATAACTTTGGAGGCATTCCCAACAATTATGATCAGGTTTGTAAGTGATGGTCGCAGTAGGTTTGAAAGCTGAGAGGAAAAACTGTTGTGTGTAGTTAAGGTTTTCTGTTAAGTTACGTTTGTAAGGCGCAGGTAGAGGTTGACAACGATTTAATTTGGTATGTTCTAAAATTTATACCAGCTTTCAAGTGTAAGGCGCAGTTAGTATCTTTTGACGTTACACCTCTTTTTACTGGCATATTACTCCAATTAGCCTTAGACTGCACcaagacataccaaaaatggcggatgctatgaaaaacaagtatttttgACGTATTTAATAGCCACGGACAATTACTAACTGTCTTAAAAGCTGGGTGAGGCTTTGATTGTAAAAGGGATAAGCAGGGCTGAAAACAATAGCTGATTATAATAGAAAAACACTGGATTATAGAATGGGAGGCAGGGGGGTGTAAAGCCGATGCGATTATGAAGAGGGCTGGGAATACATATCTTCCCCTTTGTGGTAGGTTTGAAAGCTGAGAGGAAAAACATATGTGTAGTTAAGGTTTTCTGTTAAGTTATGTTGGTAAGGCGCAGGTAGAGGTTGACAACGATTTAATT
This portion of the Montipora capricornis isolate CH-2021 chromosome 11, ASM3666992v2, whole genome shotgun sequence genome encodes:
- the LOC138023377 gene encoding uncharacterized protein, coding for MEINSVGGNGSNVPKGKSRLYHADERKPRTCVYCERGDHVSSACTHLTTLDERKRFLARKGMCFNCTGTKHRAADCRSCSTEYGQIIEQQKSEGIVEEANESPQEKEFYIPHKPVVRIGAESTKLRVVYDASARYNSQAPSLNDCLYAGLPLQNRLWNVLVRMRFHPVLITGDLKQAFLHVRIKKQERDTLRFHWKANEHSQVETLRFTRALFGLVPSPFLLGGVIESHLESWEPRRPELVAELCKSLYVDDLISGKPTVKETEQLKQGAIEVFEDAKFTLHEWHSNAAELEENGTKVEEEESFAKQQLRQPGGRDVSLLGLSWDKRKDEISVAVPQENVITPKRGILRKLAKIYDPLGLAASLTLKGKLIYRDECKA
- the LOC138023378 gene encoding uncharacterized protein produces the protein MVKLRERYWVPRLRKLAKRITRTCHGCRRFQAKAYSSPPPGNLQRERTEEKNPFHVIGVDYAGPLKYHVKSKMEGKANILLCSCSLTRALHLDLLPSLETKEFLRSFKCFIARRGRPKTVYNGKSFVGTAKWISLLTWAELEEILLDVEVALHNRPLSYADDDVQLPLLTANSLMFAQPNTLPELQPHHSEDRDLRKRATYLKRCKDALWSRWTSE